One window from the genome of Musa acuminata AAA Group cultivar baxijiao chromosome BXJ1-4, Cavendish_Baxijiao_AAA, whole genome shotgun sequence encodes:
- the LOC135650825 gene encoding uncharacterized protein LOC135650825 isoform X2 gives MNGSFNGQVLADKLTKLNNGQQSIETLSHWCIFHRKKAKQVVETWQQQFYCAPRDQRISFLYLANDILQNSRWKGLEFIDEFWKVIPGALSDVFNNGGEIGRSTVVRLMDIWEERKVFGSHGQVLKDNILGSDNGNKNINEKVIRYKLKHPSGEQLEELISGYTHIYDLPYDEDTLYGNCQAATNLVDEVDKELVSELGGNSNGSGVVRKMQVQHGVLRECIEQLKVIESLRATLITYLRKALHEQESKFEQVHQQLQAAQSRYEQSVNLHKQLGTGPSSPDQRLNNSSAFPDSPPKLIPQSGAGTRSQTTAGRYSQDRLPGDNNAPVTDSF, from the exons ATGAATGGGTCATTTAATGGGCAGGTATTAGCGGACAAGCTTACCAAGTTGAACAATGGACAGCAGAGTATAGAGA CTTTATCACATTGGTGCATCTTCCATAGAAAAAAAGCAAAGCAGGTTGTGGAAACATGGCAGCAACAATTTTATTGTGCTCCAAGAGATCAACGAATATCTTTCCTATATCTAGCAAATGATATTTTGCAAAATAGCAGATGGAAGGGTCTGGAGTTTATTGATGAGTTTTGGAAAGTTATCCCTGGTGCCCTTAGTGATGTATTTAATAATGGGGGTGAGATTGGAAGAAGCACTGTAGTAAGATTG ATGGACATATGGGAAGAACGCAAAGTCTTTGGTTCTCATGGACAAGTACTTAAGGACAATATTTTGGGAAGCGATAATGGGAATAAAAATATAAACGAGAAGGTCATTAGATACAAGTTG AAACATCCATCTGGAGAACAGTTGGAGGAGCTCATTTCAGGCTATACTCATATTTATGATCTTCCCTATGACGAAGACACTTTATATGGAAATTGTCAAGCAGCTACTAACCTCGTTGATGAAGTGGATAAGGAACTTGTGAGTGAGTTAGGAG GGAATTCCAATGGATCTGGAGTAGTCAGGAAGATGCAGGTACAGCATGGTGTATTAAGAGAATGCATAGAACAACTAAAAGTTATTGAATCCTTGAGAGCAACTCTGATCACCTATTTAAGAAAGGCACTTCACGAACAG GAGTCAAAGTTTGAACAGGTCCATCAACAACTTCAG GCTGctcaatcaagatatgaacaatCAGTCAACTTACATAAGCAGCTCGGTACTGGTCCCTCATCACCTGATCAAAGGCTTAACAACTCATCAGCTTTCCCTGACAGCCCACCTAAACTTATCCCTCAATCCGGTGCTGGCACCAGATCACAAACTACTGCAGGCAGATACAGCCAGGATAGACTTCCTGGAGACAATAATGCTCCTGTTACAGACAG CTTCTGA
- the LOC135650825 gene encoding uncharacterized protein LOC135650825 isoform X1, producing MNGSFNGQVLADKLTKLNNGQQSIETLSHWCIFHRKKAKQVVETWQQQFYCAPRDQRISFLYLANDILQNSRWKGLEFIDEFWKVIPGALSDVFNNGGEIGRSTVVRLMDIWEERKVFGSHGQVLKDNILGSDNGNKNINEKVIRYKLKHPSGEQLEELISGYTHIYDLPYDEDTLYGNCQAATNLVDEVDKELVSELGGNSNGSGVVRKMQVQHGVLRECIEQLKVIESLRATLITYLRKALHEQESKFEQVHQQLQAAQSRYEQSVNLHKQLGTGPSSPDQRLNNSSAFPDSPPKLIPQSGAGTRSQTTAGRYSQDRLPGDNNAPVTDRYPETAAAAVAPQFAASTSTSQMLIHVHTSPASDGIFSLSIKEDHPTDNKRLKLEDNVPPPLPQLRPLLPSFLHPDLLNQPPPLQPSFPVTQPSSRTMPPPPPFLPMPLPPPPPTTPQFMQFSSGPTMPFGYGSVPFPNYPMHGMQLYPSLINQPYGLQSSEGFIQLGQPPLPTAPPPPPPPP from the exons ATGAATGGGTCATTTAATGGGCAGGTATTAGCGGACAAGCTTACCAAGTTGAACAATGGACAGCAGAGTATAGAGA CTTTATCACATTGGTGCATCTTCCATAGAAAAAAAGCAAAGCAGGTTGTGGAAACATGGCAGCAACAATTTTATTGTGCTCCAAGAGATCAACGAATATCTTTCCTATATCTAGCAAATGATATTTTGCAAAATAGCAGATGGAAGGGTCTGGAGTTTATTGATGAGTTTTGGAAAGTTATCCCTGGTGCCCTTAGTGATGTATTTAATAATGGGGGTGAGATTGGAAGAAGCACTGTAGTAAGATTG ATGGACATATGGGAAGAACGCAAAGTCTTTGGTTCTCATGGACAAGTACTTAAGGACAATATTTTGGGAAGCGATAATGGGAATAAAAATATAAACGAGAAGGTCATTAGATACAAGTTG AAACATCCATCTGGAGAACAGTTGGAGGAGCTCATTTCAGGCTATACTCATATTTATGATCTTCCCTATGACGAAGACACTTTATATGGAAATTGTCAAGCAGCTACTAACCTCGTTGATGAAGTGGATAAGGAACTTGTGAGTGAGTTAGGAG GGAATTCCAATGGATCTGGAGTAGTCAGGAAGATGCAGGTACAGCATGGTGTATTAAGAGAATGCATAGAACAACTAAAAGTTATTGAATCCTTGAGAGCAACTCTGATCACCTATTTAAGAAAGGCACTTCACGAACAG GAGTCAAAGTTTGAACAGGTCCATCAACAACTTCAG GCTGctcaatcaagatatgaacaatCAGTCAACTTACATAAGCAGCTCGGTACTGGTCCCTCATCACCTGATCAAAGGCTTAACAACTCATCAGCTTTCCCTGACAGCCCACCTAAACTTATCCCTCAATCCGGTGCTGGCACCAGATCACAAACTACTGCAGGCAGATACAGCCAGGATAGACTTCCTGGAGACAATAATGCTCCTGTTACAGACAGGTACCCAGAAACAGCAGCTGCTGCAGTTGCACCACAGTTTGCAGCTTCCACTTCCACTTCTCAGATGCTGATACATGTCCACACCTCTCCAGCTTCTGATGGCATCTTTAGCCTTTCAATTAAAGAAGACCACCCTACTGATAACAAGAGGCTTAAACTAGAGGACAATGTGCCACCACCATTGCCACAGCTTCGGCCGCTCTTGCCATCATTCCTGCATCCTGATTTGTTAAATCAGCCTCCGCCGCTACAGCCATCATTTCCTGTTACACAACCAAGTTCAAGAACAatgccaccaccacctcctttCCTGCCTATGCCACTACCACCACCTCCACCAACTACACCCCAATTCATGCAGTTTTCTTCTGGACCTACAATGCCTTTTGGTTATGGCTCAGTTCCTTTCCCAAACTACCCAATGCATGGCATGCAACTCTATCCAAGTCTCATAAACCAGCCTTATGGTCTTCAATCCTCGGAGGGGTTCATTCAGTTAGGCCAACCGCCATTGCCAactgcaccaccaccaccaccacctccaccttGA